In Aeromicrobium wangtongii, the DNA window ACGTTCATCGGCTCGGGCAAGCTTGGTCTGCCCGACAACGCCGTGGTCGCATTCGCGCTGGGCGCCGACATGGTCAGCGTGGCGCGCGAGGCGATGCTGTCGATCGGCTGCATCCAGTCGCAGAAGTGCCACACCGACCGGTGCCCGACGGGGGTGGCGACCCAGGACCCGTGGCTCGCGCACGGGCTGGACCCGGCGTCCAAGGCGGTGCGGTGCTCGCAGTACATCCAGACGCTGCGCAAGGAGCTGGTGAAGATCTCCGAGTCGGTGGGCGTCGCGCACCCGGGGCTGATCACTCCCGACGACATCGACATCCTCAACGGCGACTACGAGGCCCGGTCGTTGCGTGATTCCTATGGCTACCTGGACGGCTGGGGGAATCTCGGAGCCCGACTGGCCGAGGAGATCACCGAGCTGATGGCACCGGGTGGTTCACGCCCCGAGTCCGGCTCGATCGAGCAGGGTGAGGGCGAGAAGCCCCTCGGTCAGGACACCGAGATCACCTGACGTCTGCGCCCGCCTGGGCGTCGATGCCGGACTCTGCGCTGCGTGCGGGAGCCAGGACGAGCGCGACGGTGGTCGTGGGTACGTCGACGACCCCGATGAAGCCGCCGAGCGACTCCGCCCGGGTCGCCGCCTCGGTCAGACCGCTCCCGGACCCGTCGGGCGAGGCGTGGACGATCCCCGGCTCGATGCCGCGGACGCCCTCGTCGCTCACCCGCAGCCGGAACTGGCCGCCTTCCGTGACGATCTCGACCGTCACGGTCCCGGTTCCGTGCGCCAGCGCGTTCTCGATCAGCACGTCCACGATCCGCTCCACCGGAGCGCGCACCGTCCGCACCACGGCCGGGCGGGACGCGACCAGCACGAGGGGCCGTCCCTCGGTCCGGGCACGCGCCGACCAGCGGTCCGCCGCATCGGCTGCGACGTCGTTCAGGTCGAGGTCGGTCTTCTCGCCGAGGCGGCCGCCGTCACCTTCGAGCAGCGTCGTGACGACCTCGCCGAGCCGGTCGACCTCCGCCAGGCTGTGGTGCAGCTCGTCGGCGACCGCGGGCGGGATCTCCGGCCACAGGGTCATGTCCTCCAGCGACAGTCGAAGGGCCGTGAGCGGCGTGCGCAGCTCGTGCGACGCCACGACCGCCAGCTCCCGCTCACGCTGCACCAGTGCTTCGAGCTGGGTCGCGGCGGTGCGCAGCGCGGCGCCGAGCTCTGCGGCCTCCCGGATGTACGAGCGGTGCACCGGGGTGTCGAAGTGGCCTTCGCCGATGCGGGTGGCGTCGGCGGCCAGGCGGCGGAACGGCCGGGCGAAGCGGGCGGCCATCAACCAGCCGATGATCCCGGCAAGCGCGGCCAGGGTCAGGCCCAGGACGACCAGGGGCAGCATCTGATCCGAGATCCGATCGGAGCTGACGGATGCGTCCTGCGTCAGGATCACGCGTCCTCCGCCGTCCTGGACGGGGCGGGTCGCCGACACGTCGTTGTCGTGACGCGGTGTCGTCCGCGTGCTGGTCGTCGTGCCGTCGGCGGCCACGTAGGTGATCGTCTGGCCGGGGTGGGTCAGACCGTCCAGGAACGACCGGGTGGCTCCCTCCTCCACCTGGCCGGAGATCGCGACGGCCGCGAGGTCGGCGGCCTGGGCGACGGCTTCGTGATCCTGGTCCCTGACGAGGTCGGCCGTGGAGTAGGCCAGGACCGCGCCGAAGGCGACGATCATGGCCACGGTCATCGCGACCAGCGTCACGACCAGCCGTTCACGCATCCGGGTG includes these proteins:
- a CDS encoding sensor histidine kinase; translation: MRERLVVTLVAMTVAMIVAFGAVLAYSTADLVRDQDHEAVAQAADLAAVAISGQVEEGATRSFLDGLTHPGQTITYVAADGTTTSTRTTPRHDNDVSATRPVQDGGGRVILTQDASVSSDRISDQMLPLVVLGLTLAALAGIIGWLMAARFARPFRRLAADATRIGEGHFDTPVHRSYIREAAELGAALRTAATQLEALVQRERELAVVASHELRTPLTALRLSLEDMTLWPEIPPAVADELHHSLAEVDRLGEVVTTLLEGDGGRLGEKTDLDLNDVAADAADRWSARARTEGRPLVLVASRPAVVRTVRAPVERIVDVLIENALAHGTGTVTVEIVTEGGQFRLRVSDEGVRGIEPGIVHASPDGSGSGLTEAATRAESLGGFIGVVDVPTTTVALVLAPARSAESGIDAQAGADVR